The nucleotide window caataTCCCACCGCAATAACCGATATATCAGATATCGGTCCTTGatcgatatccgatattttaccgcattaactacttaggATGAAACACAGGATGGACCACAAGATAAGTGGCTCTGATATTGTCACACCAAAGAGTAGGTGGACAATGCGGAAACTAGTTGATTGTTAGGTTAAAGTGTTAAACAGTTGATTTACTTGTTTGTGTACAGTCTAATCATATGCGGAAAGCAGTTCCTTCGGCGATTACTAAGGTTAAGGCTAGGCAGATTCTTGATAGTAGAGGAATTCCTACGGTTGAAGTTGATTTGTATACGAATAAAGGAATGTTTAGAGCTTCTGCTCCAAGTGGTGCTCCTTCTGGAATGTAAGTTCTCCGATACGTTGTAATTAGTTTTGAAAACTGtgtattgcacgggttgaataaaggaaatattaaatagttagtaatgaagatttatttaataaatataaaatgAATTTTTGACCAAGTACTTTAAGTAATACAACGATAATCAACTTTAAAAAAATTAAGTAATGGAATACGAAGGGGTGATGTAAGAGAGGCGGGAAGGAATCTTGGGCTCATAGAATTGTGACATGTGGCGTAACCAGTTACTTATTTATTAGGTATAGATTTGTAAAAAGGTAACTATGTCTCTCCGTGTGATGGGAGTGGTGTTTTCTGGTTATGCGCGTTAGCAATATGTTTCGAGAATTAGGAACTTCTGTCAAGATGTAAGATGATGATGCTTTTAGTATTTACTTGAGATGCAAGAGCTTAAGACTCTTATGTAACACAGGTACGGGGCTATTGAGTTACGCGATGGGGATAAGGCAACGTATCTTGGAAATGGTGTAAGCAAAGCTGTTAAGAATATCAATGAGAAGATATCTGAAGCTATAGTTGGCATGGACCCGATTCTGCAGAATCAAATTGATCAGGCAATGATAGACTTGGACAAGACGGAGAAAAAGGTAGATATCCTGTTATGAATTTGATCTATCCGAATGGTGTTTGTTACAATGCCTTATGTAACACAATATGTTTTTGTTTGTACTATCCATCGATGTTCTGTGGTTGTTTAGTGTTAGATAAACATATGATAGTTACTTTTCTGGAATAGTGTattttaggggttgtttgtttacctcttaatgaggctcttaattagggctgtaaacgagtcgagccAAGTCGAGCCAGGGTGGGATCGAGCTCAAGCTCGAAATTAATTCAGGCGGTTAAACTTGGCTTGAGCTTTACGTCAGAGTTAAACGAGCCTAAGAACGAGccaacgagccgagccgagcttagCTTGAGCTGGGCTTTGTTACAAAATGAGCCAGCTTGGTTCACGTCATCTCAAATTGAGTTTTTTAGCTAGTTATTCTCGAGCGAGCTACGAGTCGCGAGCTTTATGAACAGCCCtactcttaatggtttagacctcttactggttcagcacttaatggttcagactgtttgtttcgtgagcagatgtctgaatggttcagacatttgcctctgaatggttaagtattatacagagtctgaatggttaagacctctaatctgaattggtcagacatttgcctctgaggggttaagcattatactgactcttaatggttcagacctcttactggttcagcactttaccattcagaagttgccaaacagccccttagggATAAATAGCGTTCTTGCTTTGTTGGAGTGCTAACACTTTTATTGGATCATTTATGTTTTATTGTTTATCTAGGGTGAACTTGGAGCAAATGCAATATTAGCTGTTTCAATTGCTGCTTGCAGAGCTGGAGCCGCTGAGAAGGAGGCATGTGCAGTTAgactattttgattattttattttacCATCGTAGAAGAATCAATCAAGTTTGCTTAAACAATATCttctttttttattaaatattgttttaGGTTCCACTTTACAAACATATTGCTGATCTTTCCGGTGGAGGAAACCATGTTCTCCCTGTTCCTGCATTCACGCTAATAAGTGGTGGAAAACATGCTGGGAACAATCTGGCTTTACGAGTAAGCTGGTGTTTGACTCCATATCGTTCTTTTCTGTAACATATGGTTTTCTAGTTAAACTTTCATTGTTTTTCCGTCTTAAGTGAATTTATTGTAACTGTGTGAAACGAATATGATCAGGAGATAATGATTCTGCCAGTTGGGGCACAAACATTCGAGGAGGCCATGCAAATGGGATCTGAGACGTATCATCATTTAAAGGTGACTTCCTTCCCACCAACTATAGATTAGTTATTGTATTttaatgtgtgtgtatatattttttcaTTTGGGTATATATATGTTGGACAATTAATATAAAGTATATACAtgtatatcatcatcatcatactcagtatatcccaccaatagcaaagctaaggtagggtctgaggagggtgagatgtagacagccttacctctaccctgtaggaatagagaggctgattccaatgagacccccggctcgattgtagttttgcatcaagccttggacataaggcacataacactcagcaattgagacaaacgccgattagtgcatgtacctcCTTGTCTTTGGGCTATCAACGCCagcacatgatgcatgattaaccatccccctcttttaacgttattttcacgaaattagtaaaataacgttaaaattagtgcactttcacttttggaacccccccccccctctccgagcgcccacacatatatacatgtaTGATGTAtctatattttcaaaattttgacaaTATATGCTAATAAAACCTTATGTTTCAAATTTATTATTTGTACACATGCAGGCAGTTATTGCAGAGAAATACGGTCCACATGGATGTAATGTTGTTGAAGATGGCGGCCTTGCTCCTGATATCACCAGGCATGTATATCATCAATTAAGCGTGATCTTATGGAAATTCAGTTGGTGATTTTAGTGGTCTACTTTTGCAGCTTTAGAGAAGGACTTGATCTTGTAATGGAGGCAATTGGCAGAACAGGGTATACCAATAAACTCAAGATTGCAATTGATGTTGCTGCCACTGATTTCTGCATAGGTAATATGTATACATTGACTACTGTATGTTGTTGTTTGCAAAATCTTGACGTCTGTATTTCTTCCTGTGTTAGGTTCAAAGTATGATTTGGATTTCAAATCTCCCAAAAAATCAGGACAAAACTTCAAGTCAGGAGAAGAAATGATTGAAATCTACAAAGAACTATGTAAAGGTATATCATATATGAACATCTTCTCAAAATTTATTTGTCGCCTTTACAAAGGATGCTACAAGTGTTTATATATATTGAACtagattagaaccccgtgtattacacgggttgaataaatgtaattttatatattaagtaataaaaaGTTGTATCTTTATGAACCCCATATATTGtatgggttaaataaatataattttatatatcaaataataaaaaatgatttatctttaaaaaccatgtgtattacacagattaaataaatgtaattttgtatactaaatactaaaaacgtcgtatctttaaaaaacccgtgtataatcgagttgaataaatctaccaaataataaaaaaattatatccttaaaaaacctcgtgtattacacgtgttgaataaatctaattttacatagcaaatgataaaaaagttatattattacacgggttatataaatgtaactttgtatagtaaataatagaaaaaaaattatatttttaaaaaccctgcgttttacacgagttgaacaaatataattttgtataccaaataataaaaagagttatatttttaataaattaggataacatttaatattaatttattatttatatatttaatatataagataagtaggaaagagaggtatttgttttaaaaatatattaataaataaaagataagatttaatattaatttattatttatttatttagttaatataagatgagtataaatttgaggataccttcaatgaatgacatgtgtccaaaaattggtttcttttattatagtagatagattaacagtacttttttttttctttctttctttctgaATTATAGACTATCCGATTGTGTCAATTGAGGATCCATTTGACAAGGAGGACTGGGAACAAGTCAAGTTTTTTTCTGGGCTCAGAATTTGCCAGGTATGTTTTGTTACAAGGCAACTTAGAAATGCTTTGAGCTATTATCTGTGATCTTTTCTCACTGTTTTGTGTGATGTCTTACATGACTATTTGTATCTGCAGGTTGTTGGAGATGGCTTGTTGATGTCGAATCCAAAACGTATAGAAAGAGCCATCCAGGAAAATGCTTGCGACGCGCTTCTTCTCAAGGTATATGCAGATTTATGAATTTTATATTAG belongs to Helianthus annuus cultivar XRQ/B chromosome 5, HanXRQr2.0-SUNRISE, whole genome shotgun sequence and includes:
- the LOC110940091 gene encoding cytosolic enolase 3, whose product is MSVQDYLDKHMLSRKIEDAVNAAVRAKTADPVLFISNHMRKAVPSAITKVKARQILDSRGIPTVEVDLYTNKGMFRASAPSGAPSGMYGAIELRDGDKATYLGNGVSKAVKNINEKISEAIVGMDPILQNQIDQAMIDLDKTEKKGELGANAILAVSIAACRAGAAEKEVPLYKHIADLSGGGNHVLPVPAFTLISGGKHAGNNLALREIMILPVGAQTFEEAMQMGSETYHHLKAVIAEKYGPHGCNVVEDGGLAPDITSFREGLDLVMEAIGRTGYTNKLKIAIDVAATDFCIGSKYDLDFKSPKKSGQNFKSGEEMIEIYKELCKDYPIVSIEDPFDKEDWEQVKFFSGLRICQVVGDGLLMSNPKRIERAIQENACDALLLKVNQLGTVTEAIEVVKMAKDAKWGVVISQRSGETDDSFLADLSVGLATGQIKAGAPCRGERLAKYNQLIRIEEEIGEQASYVGENWRHS